The DNA sequence ACATTATATACTCCTGTCTGAAGATCACTCGTGGCGCAACCAACTGCACCACATGCTAAAGTCTCTGTTATCTTAACTCAGGAGTGACATTTCAGCCTAGTAGTTGATGAAGAGTTATCGAAAGAGTTGAGGAAAAACAACACAGTTTGACGGGATAAATCCGGTGTCAGCACATGCGATACTTTATCCCGAGCGTTTATCACGGACGACTTTCTGTTCCTGGTAACCATGCGGATTTTGTGACTGCCAGCGCCAGGTGTCTGCCATCATCGTATCGAGATCACGAGTCACCCGCCAGTTGAGATCTTTTTCCGCACGGGAAGCATCAGCCCAGAATGCAGCTAAATCGCCTTCGCGGCGCGGTAAAAACTGATAAGGAATTTTGCGCCCGGAGACACGGGAAAATGTATTCACCATCTCCAGCACCGAATAGCCTTTCTCGGCTCCGAGGTTGTAAACGGTATACTCGCTCACCTGATCAAATTTATGCAATGCACGCAAGTGACCTTCCGCCAGATCCATCACATGAATATAGTCACGCACGCCGGTTCCATCATGAGTATCATAATCATTACCAAAAATCCCGACGCTGTCCCGTCGGCCAATTGCCACTTGTGCTATATAAGGCAGTAAATTATTGGGAATACCCAGTGGATCTTCACCTATCATCCCGGAAATATGGGCCCCTACCGGGTTTAAATAACGCAAAGCAATGACGCGAAAGTCCGGTTCAGCAGAGGTGAAGTCACGTAAAATCTGCTCGATCATCAGTTTTGATGTGCCATAAGGGCTGCTGGCGCTGTTGACGGGATAGCTCTCGTGATAGGGACAGGCGCATCGGCACCATAGACAGTAGCTGATGAGCTGAAAATTAACCGATGAACGCCGGCACTGCGCATTGTGTCAAGTAAAATCAGCGTACCAGAGACATTGTTTTGGTAGTATTCAAGCGGTTGCCGTGAGGACTCCCCCACAGCCTTGAGCCCCGCAAAATGGATCACAGCCGATATCTGATACTGACAAAATAAGTGGGCCAGGCGCTCGCGATCACCAATGTCACCCTCAACGAAAGAGACTTTTCTGCCTGTCAGGTTTTCTACCCGCAATAAAGCTTCTGAACTGGAATTTGTCAGGTTATCCAGCACAACGACCTGTTCACCACTCTCCAGCAGTGTCAGCACGGTATGGGAGCCGATATAACCCGCACCACCTGTAACCAGTATTGCCATAAATTACCTATCCAATCTGCAGGTTATATCTCGTTGTACCGTTTATATTACTTGCGTAATAAGCCCTGAATCATTGAACGGAATGCTCTGCCCTGCCCGTGATTTCTTAATCCCCAGGCCACAAACGCTTTCATGTAACCGAGTTTTTTCCCACAGTCGTAGCTCTCCCCGGTGAGCATTAACGCTTCAACAGGCTGCTTTTTAGCGAGATTGGCGATGGCATCGGTCAGCTGATAACGGCCCCAGGCGCCGGGAGTCAGTTTTTCCAGTTCCGGCCAGATATCCGCAGAGAGTACATAGCGACCTACCGCGGAAATATTAGAATTCAGCGCCTGAACATTTTCAGGTTTTTCTACGAAATCAGTAATCTGACTATACTGTCCGGGATTCTCTAATGGTTCACGGGTTTCGATAACAGAGTATTCAGAGAGGTCCTGGGGTGACATACGCTGGGCCAGAACCTGTGTACGTCCATTCTCTTCAAAACGCGCCACCATAGCGGCCAGATTATAACGCAGGGGGTCGGCAGTGGAGTCGTCCAGTAATACATCCGGTAATACTACTGCAAATGGCGCATCGTGTAGCATCGGGCGGGCGCACAACAGGGCATTTGCCAGGCCCAACGGCTGCGGCTGACGGACATTGATTATCGTCACACCGGGTGGACAAATAGATTTAACTTCACTGAGCAGAGAACGCTTCACGCGAGCTTCCAGTAACGCTTCCAGCTCGTAAGAAGTATCGAAATGGTTTGCCACGGCATTTTTCGAGGCATGGGTAACCAAAATGATCTCTTTTAGTCCCGCAGCCACATATTCATCGACAATGTACTGAATCATTGGTTTATCAACGACAGGTAACATCTCTTTCGGAATTGCTTTGGTTGCAGGTAACATCTGCATTCCCAGCCCGGCAACGGGAATTACCACCTTAAGCCTGGTCATAGTCTGTCCATTTCTTATCAATTGATGATACTGAACATTATCGTTCAGCCAGTTAACCTAACAGTATCAGCCTATTCTTAAAAAAACTCTACTGCAGTATCGCTAAAAAGCCCGGTTTACAAGTCATGCAGCACTTTATCAATTACGGCCTTTTCATCTCGTTGTTCGCTTCTGTCTGCCCATTTCTTCAGGCGATCCTTCACATCATTTTGTAAGTATTGCCTTAGCAATTTATCGATTTGTAATGAGTAGTTCAGCGCTGTCCATTCACCATAAATGCGTAAAGGAATTGATGTGCGCTGCAACCAGCGAAGTAATTCAGCATCACCACGCCACCCTTCTTTAAGCGAAAAATTAAATGTCATGTCCATGGTTTTATTCTGCAGATTGACATAGCCTGCCCCCTGATAGCGGAGCAGCGGCATATTACCTTCTACGGCACTCAGTGACAGTTTGCCGCTATCCAGCTGCATTTTTCCGCGGATATCCTGTCGCAGGAAAGTACTCTGATCGTCACTTTCCTGGATTCTGTCGCTGCCACGTACCAATGCACGGTGAATCATCTGCTGAAAATTAATTCCCTGCAACTCGGCATCATCGAGACTAAACATAGCCGACCCCTCCCAGTTCCGCTGGATTTCACCGGGTGAAAAACCATTCCCCTGGAACTCACCTTTAACGGTCAAATCCCCATTACTCACCGGAGGCATTTTCAATAATGCTAGCAAGGGAGTAATTGGTACCGCCTTCATATCTGGTGCAAGGCGTACAGCCAGGATGCTCTTTGTAAAATCTAATTCACCCGCAAGAGACACAGACCCTTTGCCCATTGAAGCGGTAAGCGACTTCACTTCCATAATCCCATTGTTGCTATCTGCATCAAAATTAACATTTTTTACTTCAGTATGGTGGAAACGTAACTCTTCTGCCTGCAGTGAAACAGAACCATCGAGGTGATTTAAAAATGACTGCTGCGGATTGAAAGAGACAGGCTGAGAGATCACCGGACGTGACGGTGGATTACGTGGTTCATCCGGGGTGCGTTCTGCGGAAGGCGCAGTCGCTGAAAACGAATCCAGGTCGAGTGATGGTGATTGTAGTGCTAATGTGATCTTCGGTCTGCCGGCAAGCGTAGCGCTTAACTCCCCTTGCAACATACTTTCATTGACATTGAGAGCCAGATTTTTTAACTGCAATGTTTCTTTTTCCCGCTGCCAGATCGCATCAACCTTCAGTTGCCCGTTTATGCCAGAGGGAGGGAGATCTGCCCCGGTTAACTGGAAGGTTAAAGCATCTAAAGAGCCTGAGAGTTGCTGCGGATAATTACTGGTATCAAACTGTCCTTTAGCCTGCACTAACAGATCTTTCTGATCACGACTGAGGCGACTTTCCACTTCGAACTGAGCCTGACGATCGGTTTGTTGGGTATAACGCAGGTTAACATCACGAATATTGAGCTGTTCGCCATTTTTCCTTTGCCATATCACCAGACTATCCATGATATGCAACCGCTCAATGGCAAATTTCCACCCGGCGCGTTTCTCTGTCACCCGACTGTTGTCTGGTGGAACAGGAGCTCGCTGAAGTCGTTTCTCTTCACTGTCAGGTGTCAGATTAACTACCGCTCCTTTTAACATCACCTGACTGACCGAGAGTTGATGACTAAGCAAAGGCAGTAAATGAACATCCAGCCGCATATTTTCCGCATTGACCAGCGGCTGAGTGGCACCTGGTGCATTCAGAGTGATGGGGCCAGAAAGTATGCTCAGCTGCGGCCAGACGTGCCAGCGCAGATCGCCATTAAAAGTCAGCTTATAACCACTACGCTGCGCGACTTCTTGTACCATGTAGTGACGAAAATCATTAGGATCGACCAGCAGTACCAGCGCACTCAGCCCGGTAATTATCACCACCAGCAGAATTGCCAGCATCGAGATAAATCTTTTCATGTCTCTCCTTCCTGGCGACTGACTCAGGGGCCGACGGAAACGGGACAGGCCAGTGCAGGCTGGCTACATGCAGCGTGCGCCGGGAGTCCATTAATCAATCTTCAACAGCACTATGGTAGCCCAGTGGTTACCTCAGTAAAATATCAGTCTTTATCAATTTTACTGGCATCAGCACCCTGCTGACCTTTGTATTTGGCATCTTCCCGACGGTTATAAGGTCGCGCAGCTGGTCCGGTAAGCGGTTCAAAACTCAGCGCACCAATCAGCATGCCCGGACGCAGTGCCAGAGGCAGTTTTCCTGAGTTATAAAACTCCAGTACAATGCGCCCCTGCCAGCCTGGATCGATGCGATGTGCAGTCACATGAACCATCAGCCCCAAACGGGCCAGTGAAGAGCGTCCGTCAAGCCAACCGACCAGATTATCAGGCAGGGTTACTGATTCGAGGGTAACGGCTAAAGCGAGTTCACCAGGGTGAAGGAAGAAGGCTTCTCCCTCAGCGAGATTGATTTCATCGCTCATCACTCTTTCCAGCGCAGCACTTACTTCAGCTTTTGGACCACTGAGATCGATAAAGGCAGCTGTGTGTCCACGAAAAGTACGAAATTGATTCCCCAACCGAACATCCACCGTTGCACCGTTAATTCGTTCAATCGGAGGACGCGGGGAGATATCCAGTTGTCCGTTATCCAGCCATGCCTCAATATCACGATCGCATAGTCTCATACTGAATTCGTCCTATGTAGCCACACAACGAGACTGTTAATCGCCTGAGTCGCTCTCTCTGCAATCGCAACAGCGTCATCGTAACTGGCAGTTAGTCTTCAAAAAATTGATTAATTTTGGCTTTAAGAATGTCGATGGCAATCCGATTTTTACCGCCACGTGGCACGATAATATCGGCGTATTGCTTCGAGGGGTCAATGAATTGTAAAAACATTGGTCGTACCGTTTTTTGGTACTGCGTCAACACCGACTCCATTGAACGCCCCCGTTCATTGACATCACGTTTCATGCGGCGTAACAGACAAATATCGAGTGGTGTGTCGACAAAAATTGAAAAATTCATTTCTGCACGTAATTTGGCATCTGTCAGCAATAGTATCCCTTCTAAGATGATAACTTTTTTAGGCCGGAGTCTTCTGGTTTCCGGAGTTCGGGTATGTTCGACATAACTGTAAACCGGGAGATCGATAGATTCAGCCCGCTTTAACTGCTGAAGATGTTGCAACAGCAAGTGATGATCCATGGCGCTGGGGTGATCATAATTGGTCTTGACCCGCTCCTCCATACTGAGATGACTCTGATCTTTATAGTAAGCATCTTCAGGGATCACACCAATATTTTCATCACCTACCTGCTCGCGGATTTCGCGGTACAAGGTACTGGCGATAAGGCTTTTTCCTGAGGCTGATGCGCCAGCTATTCCAATAATGACACATGCGTGCCCTTTGTCAGTCATGATTAAAAAACCTGATACTGCTTATCACAGAGTAAAGAAACAAGAAGTTAGCGCGATTATAAGGAGTCCTGCCATCTGTTACCAGCAAAAAGCACCCGCTGATTTATTGTTTCACTACCTGATTTTTCTTTGCGGATAAAACATTGCCAGCGCCAACCAACGAATCAGTGTAGATTTACCTATGCTCTCTCTCCGTTTGATCAGAGAGGGACTCTGAACGTGAAGTATAAGATGATTTATTTTTCACGTATAAAAATAGATCATTGGCTGAAGCAGAAATAGATAGTAAAATTTATGTTAGTATCTTTACATAATTATCAATCTGCCGACAGCTCAGGCTGTATTCTGGCTGGACAGGTGAATGGCGACTGAGAACACACTGAGCTTAAATCGCATTGCGTTGTGGCGTTCTGTCTTATTATTCGGCATCGCCTCCTTCACACTGACGCTTTTCTGTCTTGAGCTGATTAATATCAGTGATGACGTTTCACCATTGTGGTTTTCAACCGCACTGATGACCATTGTGACATTCCGCTATTCTGTAGAGATACTTCCTCTGTTGCTCAGTAGCTGTCTGTTGGGCGTAATCAGTGCTGATGCCCTTGTGATGGGATTCTCACTACCCTGGCTGTTGTTCCCTTTTATTAATCTGTTTCAGGCACTGCTCGGCGGCCTGTTTCTTCGTTTACTGCTCAGTTCATCAGCACCATTGCATTCACTGAGCAGTTGGTTCCGAATGGTGCTTTCTGTTTGTCTGTTTACACCGCTGATTGGCGGAATCGTCAGTTGCTGGTTAGTCAGTTTTACTCACTCAGTGACGCAACCACACCATTTTTTTACCACCTGGGTAACATCGGAAGCTATAGGCATGCTGGGACTCGGTCCGGTTGGCCTGTTATGGCACCACTCTCTTTTTCATCGGATGAATTTCAGACGCTGGGGCGAGACGTTTTTAACGTTGATCATCACGCTCGGACTGGTCTATCTGGTACTGAATTATTTACCCTGGCCGTTTGTTTTTATCATTGTATTGCTTTTTTATAGTGCGGTTCGACTACCACGGTTTGATGCTTTTTTGGTGGTATTTACCACCCTGGTTTTGATGATGGTAATGCTGGCGCTGCACCTCCTGACACCGCAACCTTACAATTACTGGCTGGATGAATCCTTCGATATTCTGCCATTCATGATGGCGGTTTTTCCTGTGCACGTGATGATACTGATCATGCATTCACTGAAAGAGGAGAAACGATTCATATCTGAAAGCGAAACACGCTTTCGTCATGCTATGGAGTATTCTGCCATTGGTATGGCCTTGCTCTCACCAAAAGGTCACTGGTTACAAGTCAACGCTTCATTGTCTGAACTGTTGGTCTACTCAAAAAACGAGTTTATTGATATACCCTTCCGGCAGATGGCTCACTCAGATGATCATCTTCGTGATCGAAAAATTGTCGCCAGTATGCTTAACACCAACAGACAGAATTATACAGTTGATAAACGTTTCGTTCATAAAGATGGCCACATAGTCTGGACCGTATTTTCACTTATTCTGGTGCGTAATGCTGATAACCAGCCGCTCTATTTTATTGCCCAAATAAAAGATATTTCGGGTTTACGCGCGTCACAACAGACTAACCATCAATTAATGCAAGGTATGACCCTGGCTAACGAAGCCGGAGGAATTGGTGTCTGGGAATGGGATTTTAAATTACAGAAGATGACATGGGATAGCCGAATGATGGAGTTGTATGGTCTGAGGGCTGATGAGGAGGTGAATCACCTCAAATGGCTGAAAAGCATTGTTCCGGCAGACCGGCAACGTGTTATTGAAAAATATCAGCAGGGCGTTAAAGCAAAATCTCCGGTAGACATACAGTTTCGTATTATCAATGGGCAGGAGATTATTTATATCCGTAGCCAGTCTCAAATCTTCCTCGATGGAAAAGGCAAACCGGATAAAATACTCGTTATCAATCAGGATATTACCCCGCTGCACCGCCTGACCGAGGCATTACACAGAGAAAAAGATCGTATGACCATCACCCTGGATGCCATCGGTGAAGCGGTCATCTCTACTGACGAGAAAATGCGTATTATTTTCATGAATCCTGTCGCGGAAAGAATGACTGGATGGACACAGGATCTCGCCAGTGGACTCCCTGTGCGGGATATTCTGTGCATCACTGAGGGCCATGATGGCAAACAAGCGGATCGCAGCCTGCTAACTTACGTCCAACAAGTCAAAGTCAGCCCTAATATCGATGCCGAACTGATACTGCACAGTCACAACGGGCAGCAATTCGATATTCACTACAGTATCACCCCCCTCACCACCAACGAAGGTGAGGTAATCGGCAGTGTGCTGGTGATCCACGATGTTAGTGCCTCACGGGAAATAATGCGTAAACTCAGTTACAACGCTTCCCATGATATGTTGACGCAGTTACCAAATCGTGTGCTTTTCGAGCAACGACTCAACGAAAAAATTGCCTCTGCAGTGGCGGAAAATCAGCAACACGCGCTGGTCTATCTCGATTTAGATCTCTTTAAAGCAGTCAATGATACCGCAGGCCATGCAGCAGGTGACGCATTGCTTCAGTCACTGGCGTTACTGATGAAAAAATATTTACGCCGGAAAGATTCCATTGCCCGCCTTGGTGGAGATGAACTTGGCATTCTGCTGGCTAACACCAACAAAAATCAGGCAGAGCAGATCATTCATCGCGGAATAAGGGCAATATGCCGTTACCGCTTCCAGTGGCAGGGACATTACTATCGCATTGGGGTAAGTGCAGGGCTGACCTATATCACAGCCGACAATCACCAGCTTGATGAAGTCATGTCGCAGGCTGACTTCACCTGTTATCAGGCCAAATATACCGGACGTGGAAAACTGGTGGTGTTTGATACCACTCAGCAACAGGGTCTCAGGGACTGGCATGCCCGTTTTGCTACCGCAACCGCCCAGGCTGACAGTGGAAACTAAGCGGCCAGTTAAACCGGACCTGCCCCAACGGCCTTAAAAAACGTAACACAGGTTTGTCGTTGCATTTATCGTGGTTTCTGGTTAGCGTCCAGCCCCTTTGCCCGAGGAGATGTGTTTGTGTTTATCGGTTTTGATTACGGAACGGCAAATTGCTCTGTAGCGATCATGGAGAACGGAGAACCAAAATCACTGTTTTTAGAGAAAAAAAGCCCCCTGCTACCATCAATGCTTTCGGCTCCCACACGAGAAGTCATCAGCGAGTGGTTGTTCAAACATCAAAACATCCCGTTTCCTGAACAGGCACATCAACTGGCATTGAGACGTGCCTGCTCACTTAACCAGCAGGAAGATATCACGGTGACTGCGTAGAGCGCGCAGTTTGGCGAAGCAGCACTTGAGCAATATCTGACAGCGCCTGAGGATATCTGGTTTGTCAAATCCCCCAAATCATTTTTAGGTGTCAGTGGTTTGGTTCCACAACGACGGCTTTTTTTTGAAGAGCTGGTGTGCGCAATGATGAGCACCATTCGCCAGCGTGCCGAAACGCAGGTTGATGGGGTCATTCAACAGGCCGTGATTGGTCGTCCAATCAATTTTCAGGGAATGGGCGGAGACGACGCTAATCAACAGGCAGAAAGTCTGCTCTATCGTGCAGCACAGCGCGCCGGATTTAAAGAGATTGAATTCCAGTTTGAGCCTGTCGCAGCCGGACTGGATTACGAGGCAACCCTGACACGGGAAACCTGTGTCATGGTCGTGGACATAGGCGGGGGAACCACTGACTGCTCCCTGCTGCTGATGGGCCCGCAGTGGCGTAAACAACGCAATCGTCAGGCCAGTTTACTGGCACATCACGGGTGTCGTGTTGGCGGGAATGATCTTGATATCATGCTGGCGTTCAAAACCTGATGCCACAGCTCGGTGCGGGTGGCGAAACACAAAAAGGGACAGCATTACCTTCTCAACCCTGGTGGAACGCTGTTGCTATCAATGATATTCCGGCACAAAGTGCGTTTTATGCCCCGGCAAACCGACACTATCTACAGACCTTGATACGCGATGCTCGTCAACCGCATGAGGTGCAACGTCTGTTACAAGTGTGGCAGCATAAACTCGGCTATCGCCTCACCCGAACTGCAGAGGAGAGTAAAATTGCCCTGTCGCAAAGTGCTGATTGCATCGCTTCTCTGGAGTTTATTGAAGCAGGATTGAACAGTCAGATTACCCGGAATGAATTGCAGAAAACCATCGTGACACCACTTGGCAGAATGATGGAGCAAGTGGAATTTACGCTACGTGAGAGTCCCAAAAAACCGGATATCATCTATCTGACTGGTGGCAGTGCGCGCTCACCATTAGTACGTCAGGCCCTTGGCACTGTTGCCCCCGGTATTCCTCTGGCCAGTGGTGATGATTTTCATCCGTCACCGCAGGGCTGGCGCGTTGGGCAGAGCTGTTGTTTGCATAAAAACAACTCTGCCAACAAACCAACAGGTGACGGGGTACGTTGCGCCATCACCTGTTAAAGTTTAACTGTCAGAACTTATGCAGAGAACAGACCTTCCCACCCGGTGTAGGGGTGTAGTGGCACACTGAATTTGGCCACCTGAGCAGAGGTGATATGCTCACCTCAACATCTTATAGGTGAACCAATGAGCAAAGCATTTACTGCTGAATTTAAAGTCGAAGCGGCAAAACTGGTCCTGGATCAGAACTACACTCACGGCGAGGCGGCTAAGGCGATGAACGTCAGCCTCTCCGCCATCAACCGCCGGGTAAAATCGTTACGTATGGAGCGCCAGGGGAAAACGCCCCCGGGGCTGCCTCTGACGCCTGAGCAGACTGAACTCAGGGAAATGAGAAAACGGATACAACGCCTTGAAATGGAGAATGAAATCCTAAAAAAGGCTACCGCGCTCTTGATGTCGGACTTCCTGAACAGTTCACGATAATAGACAGTCTGAGGGCGCACTACCCGGTAGCGCCATTGGGCCGGCTGTTCGGTGTTCACCGAAGCAGTTATCGCTACATTCGTAAAAATGGCAGGGATTCTGACGCCGAGCGTGCCGTTAAACGGAGTCTCGTCAGTGAAGTCTGGAACGCCAGTGGTGGCTCTGCTGGCGCGAGAAGTATCGCCACGATGGTCAGCGCTAAGGGCGTCAGACTCGGGCGATGGCTGGCCGGTAAGCTGATGAAAGAGCTGGATATCGCCAGTTGCCAGGTCCCGGCGCATAAATTCAAACGCGGCGGGAACGAACACATTGAAATACCGAACCATCTCGACCGGCAGTTCGCGGTTACCGCGCCGGATCAGGTCTGGTGCGGCGATGTGACGTATATCTGGACGGGAAAATGCTGGGCTTATCTGGCAGCAGTGCTGGATCTGTTCGCCCGCAAACCTGTGGGCTGGGCGATATCGACGTCGCCGGACCCGGCCCTCACGGTCAAAGCATTGCAGATGGCCTGGGAGCTTCGGGGTAAGCCAACAGGCGTGATGTTCCACAGCGATCAGGGCAGCCACTATACCAGCCGTCAGTACCGGCAGGGTCTGTGGCGCTGTCGGATAAAGCAGAGCATGAGTCGCCGGGGTAACTGCTGGGATAATGCCCCGATGGAGCGGTTCTTCCGGAGCCTGAAGACCGAATGGGTGCCGACGAAGGGCTATAACAGCTTCAACGAGGCTCAGAGCGCGATAATCAGCTACATCACGGGCTATTACAGTGCCATCCGGCCCCACTGGTATAACGGTGGCTTAACGCCAAATGAATCAGAGCGGCTGTTCCACGAACAGTCAGGTCGTGTGGCCAAAATTAGTTGACCACTACAAGGCCAATCGGAATGATCTCCCAGCTGATCACACCCGCCTTGACCAATGGCAGTTGATTAAGTGCATTACGGCATGCTTCAGCTGATTCGCTTTCGGCAGCCACTACCACACCAAGTCTGTCACGACGAAGATAAATTTCGCGAATTAATTCATCTTTATACAGTTTCCATCCGTAGCGGCTCTCTTCAGTGAGATACGGAAGGTAATCTTCCTGAGTGGCATCAGAACGGGGGATATCAAGACATAAAAAACGCACAAAAGACTCCTTATAACGGATTGTTTTACAGAGATGTTCACACACCCTCAATAGTGAGGGGCTGTATTTCTGCCGTAAACTTGCCATGTAAGTATAGCAGTCTGAAGAAAATCAGCGAAGATCACGATAGAGAATTCCTCTCTTTTGCTCTGACAACAGCAAGTTGCAATCTACCTGATTTACGGAGAATCCTTATTTCCTCCACCATTAACTGATAAATATTCGCTAAACTTAGCAGATTCCGTTACTCCGCTTGTCCGGGTAATGTCACCTTTATCCGTAAGGAACTGACTTTCCTATGAATGCTCGGTCACGTTTTTCCAAATCATTACTTGTTCTTGTTGCAGCCGGGTGTGCGGCAGGC is a window from the Erwinia sp. genome containing:
- a CDS encoding hypothetical protein (ID:JIFNMEKO_01771;~source:Prodigal:2.6), translated to MRFLCLDIPRSDATQEDYLPYLTEESRYGWKLYKDELIREIYLRRDRLGVVVAAESESAEACRNALNQLPLVKAGVISWEIIPIGLVVVN
- a CDS encoding hypothetical protein (ID:JIFNMEKO_01770;~source:Prodigal:2.6) encodes the protein MGPDGTVIARDVADYRALSLVEAVIALRRHPFGLQAPEEPLHRGIIPAVTPATHALLYPTAPQTLPVLTAGIVAALIAVEHHACWLTPKLPGHLQCFDREGRVRRRRYRPAHRFAGEQIQHCCQISPAFSRPDIRHIAAPDLIRRGNRELPVEMVRYFNVFVPAAFEFMRRDLATGDIQLFHQLTGQPSPESDALSADHRGDTSRASRATTGVPDFTDETPFNGTLGVRIPAIFTNVAITASVNTEQPAQWRYRVVRPQTVYYRELFRKSDIKSAVAFFRISFSISRRCIRFLISLSSVCSGVRGSPGGVFPWRSIRNDFTRRLMAERLTFIALAASP